One genomic window of Gallaecimonas sp. GXIMD4217 includes the following:
- a CDS encoding Crp/Fnr family transcriptional regulator: MTLHGAIPPIVEPARYFAKLGVAEDAFRAQQAQLKPVQAAAGTVLLAQGQYQHHAYLVQEGLIRACHYREDGTERCKEFYFPGELCLLYNSWLSGVPAAYQLETLDAVTALRLPLSVLEAPGWQAARLALLQRQLLYKEQKEAFLLLNSPEQRYRHLCRHAPHWLTQLNQVQLANYIGISPISLSRLRRRINQG; encoded by the coding sequence ATGACGCTACATGGCGCCATCCCGCCCATAGTCGAACCAGCCCGCTATTTTGCCAAGCTGGGCGTGGCTGAAGATGCCTTTCGCGCCCAACAGGCGCAGCTGAAGCCAGTCCAGGCGGCAGCCGGCACTGTGCTGCTGGCCCAAGGCCAATACCAGCACCATGCCTACTTGGTGCAGGAGGGCCTGATCAGGGCTTGCCATTACCGGGAAGACGGTACCGAGCGCTGCAAGGAGTTCTATTTCCCCGGCGAACTCTGCCTGCTCTACAACAGTTGGCTAAGCGGCGTACCTGCTGCCTACCAGCTAGAAACACTGGATGCCGTAACGGCATTGCGCCTGCCCCTGTCAGTGCTGGAAGCACCAGGCTGGCAGGCCGCCCGCCTGGCCCTGCTGCAACGGCAGCTACTGTACAAGGAGCAGAAGGAGGCATTCCTGCTGCTGAACAGTCCGGAGCAACGCTACCGTCACCTTTGCCGCCATGCCCCCCACTGGCTAACCCAGCTCAACCAGGTTCAACTAGCCAACTACATCGGCATAAGCCCCATCAGCCTGTCCCGGCTGCGCCGTCGCATTAACCAAGGTTAA
- the dsbB gene encoding disulfide bond formation protein DsbB: MFAALARLSRRRSPWLLLAATALGLEMTALYFQYGMRLEPCVMCIYQRVAVLGLVLAGLVGAVAPAFAALRWLALAGWGVAAGWGLAIAVEHVDLQLDPSPFKQCAFIPDFPAWLKLDQWLPAVFEARGDCSQAVWEFLGYSMPQWMILVFGLYLLVLLPVLLANLRR; the protein is encoded by the coding sequence ATGTTCGCTGCACTTGCCCGCCTCTCACGCCGTCGCAGCCCCTGGCTGCTGCTGGCCGCCACCGCCCTCGGCCTGGAGATGACGGCCCTCTATTTCCAATACGGCATGAGGCTGGAGCCTTGCGTCATGTGTATCTACCAGCGGGTGGCCGTGCTGGGCCTGGTACTGGCCGGCCTGGTAGGGGCCGTGGCCCCGGCCTTTGCCGCCCTGCGCTGGCTGGCCCTGGCGGGCTGGGGTGTGGCCGCCGGCTGGGGCCTGGCAATTGCCGTCGAGCATGTGGATCTGCAGCTCGATCCCTCCCCCTTCAAGCAATGCGCCTTCATCCCCGACTTCCCGGCCTGGCTCAAGCTGGACCAGTGGCTGCCGGCGGTGTTCGAGGCCAGGGGCGACTGCAGCCAGGCGGTCTGGGAGTTCCTGGGCTATTCCATGCCCCAGTGGATGATCCTGGTGTTCGGCCTCTACCTGCTGGTACTGCTGCCGGTATTGCTCGCCAATCTCAGGCGTTGA
- the nhaB gene encoding sodium/proton antiporter NhaB: MTRKHSIARAFIGNFLGQAPDWYKLAIIAFLIINPIIFAANPFVAGWLLIIEFIFTLAMALKCYPLQPGGLLAIEAVLLGMTSAKHVKAELVANLEVLLLLIFMVAGIYFMKQLLLYIFTRLLIRVRSKTVLSLAFCAAAAVLSAFLDALTVVAVIIAVATGFYSIYHKVASGKEYHHDDHDHTNDETLQELKRSDLDSFRAFLRNLMMHAAIGTALGGVCTMVGEPQNLIIAESSGWQFIEFFIRMAPVTLPVFAAGLVTCFVVEKTKVFGYGAKLPEAVRQILSDYAEYQDKKRTDKDKAKMVAQALIGIWLVVGLAFHLAAVGLIGLSVIILATASCGIIEEHQLGKAFEESLPFTALLSVFFTIVAVIIDQQLFTPVIEWVLGYEGKVQLVMFYIANGLLSMVSDNVFVGTVYINEIKSALAHGQISRDQYDLLAVAINTGTNLPSVATPNGQAAFLFLLTSTLAPLLRLSYGRMVWMALPYTIVLSLLGMAMVYYGLEASTQWFYDAQWISHHSATEIQAPSSGH; this comes from the coding sequence ATGACAAGAAAGCACTCCATTGCGAGGGCCTTTATCGGCAACTTCCTGGGCCAGGCCCCGGACTGGTACAAGTTGGCGATAATCGCCTTTTTGATCATCAATCCCATTATCTTCGCCGCCAATCCCTTCGTAGCGGGCTGGCTGCTGATCATCGAGTTCATCTTCACCCTGGCCATGGCCCTGAAATGCTACCCGCTGCAGCCCGGCGGCCTGCTGGCCATAGAAGCGGTGCTGCTGGGCATGACCAGCGCCAAGCACGTCAAGGCCGAGCTGGTGGCCAACCTGGAAGTACTGCTGCTGCTGATCTTCATGGTGGCCGGCATCTACTTCATGAAGCAGCTGCTGCTCTATATCTTCACCCGGCTGCTGATCCGGGTGCGCTCCAAGACGGTGCTGTCCCTGGCCTTCTGCGCCGCCGCCGCCGTGCTGTCCGCCTTCCTGGACGCCCTGACCGTGGTGGCGGTGATCATCGCCGTGGCCACCGGTTTCTATTCCATCTACCACAAGGTGGCGTCCGGCAAGGAATACCACCACGACGACCACGACCACACCAATGACGAGACCCTGCAGGAGCTCAAGCGCTCCGATCTCGACAGTTTCCGGGCATTTCTTCGCAACTTGATGATGCATGCCGCCATCGGCACCGCCCTGGGCGGCGTCTGCACCATGGTCGGCGAGCCCCAGAACCTGATCATCGCCGAGTCGTCCGGCTGGCAGTTCATCGAATTCTTCATCCGCATGGCGCCTGTGACCCTGCCGGTGTTCGCCGCCGGCCTGGTGACCTGCTTTGTGGTGGAGAAAACCAAGGTGTTCGGCTATGGCGCCAAGCTGCCCGAGGCGGTGCGTCAGATCCTCAGCGACTACGCCGAATACCAGGACAAGAAGCGCACCGACAAGGACAAGGCCAAGATGGTGGCCCAGGCCCTGATCGGCATCTGGCTGGTGGTGGGCCTGGCCTTCCACCTGGCCGCCGTGGGCCTGATCGGCCTGTCGGTGATCATCCTGGCCACCGCCAGCTGCGGCATCATCGAGGAGCACCAGCTGGGCAAGGCCTTTGAGGAATCCCTGCCCTTTACCGCCCTGCTGTCGGTGTTCTTCACCATAGTGGCGGTGATCATAGACCAGCAGCTGTTCACCCCCGTCATCGAGTGGGTGCTGGGTTACGAAGGCAAGGTGCAGCTGGTGATGTTCTATATCGCCAACGGCCTGCTCTCCATGGTCTCAGACAACGTCTTCGTGGGCACCGTCTACATCAACGAGATCAAGAGTGCCCTGGCCCACGGCCAGATCAGCCGCGACCAGTACGATCTGCTGGCGGTGGCCATCAACACCGGCACCAACCTGCCGTCCGTGGCCACGCCGAACGGCCAGGCCGCCTTCCTGTTCCTGCTGACCTCCACCCTGGCACCGCTGCTGCGCCTGTCCTACGGTCGCATGGTGTGGATGGCCCTGCCCTACACCATAGTGCTGTCACTGCTGGGCATGGCCATGGTCTACTACGGCCTCGAGGCCAGTACCCAGTGGTTCTACGACGCGCAGTGGATAAGCCATCACTCGGCCACGGAGATCCAGGCCCCGAGCAGCGGCCACTAA